TGAAGTTTGTGTTGTTTTCCCTGGCTGCCTCATCGGGAGGCAATAAGCTGTAAGGCAGTAAGAAAGGAGGCAGTAagaaaacgtgggaggggtctcccgtcaggaagttTGCAAACACGCGGCTTCCAATGGTGCGTTTGCAAACAGAAGGTGGAGAAAGTTTTATGCCTCCGTGCAGAATTggttggagagggagagagagagagagagaaagagagaaagcataGAACTGTGTGAAGCTATGTAGAAGGAGCACATGCACTCTATATGTAATCTGTATGTAGTCTCCCAGAGAGGACATTGGGCAGATGGTCTTGGCTTAGCAACCTTTCTACAGCTTCTCGCCTTCTCTTAATCTGTATTCTTGTCCTGGAACTGCATTTATTCCAGAGCTGTGCCCTGTAGTTACAATGTTGTTTTAGTTAAGATTTATTTCCTTGATCCCTAAACAAAGCTTTGACAACATGCTCACAGTATGAAAACATAATCCTTAGTTACTTTAACACTTGGCAGCAACCAAGGGGGTCAGAGAAAAGCAAGAGGTAGTGACACATCACCTAAGCAAGGTTCTAACATCCTGCCTTATGAGGGAGTTGAGGAGTAAAGGAGTAATTTCTATCTCAGCTGCCAAACTGGGCTGCATTTCACTTACATACTGTTGGCCAGAGTGCAAAGAATATTCCACCAGTGTCTaatgaaaggagctttgattcttgaactCTTATACCGCCTCCCCCCCTGCCATCTTGATTatctctaaggtgctaatggactccaTTCTAGCTCTAGATGCATCAAAAAGACCACTGTAAAAATAAGCTATAGGAGTTTTAAGGGTTGCTTTAGAGAAGATATCCATTTTAATTATCATCTGTATAAGCAATTATACAGAAACAAGCAGGAAATAATCAGAATCTGAACTATAAGCCAAACATATTCTTTCTTGACATATGTTAACTGCTAAAAATAACCTTGCAATTTGCATCCATATTACAGTTGGTTCAAGAAAATATGACTTATTAGAGTAGTCTGGTTTCTTTTTTGCTTCTAAAGTATAAGATACAGCAGTTGGAAAGCTTAGCACTGGTACACAGAAATGCCATATAGATACAGAAACTCATTAAACAATACGTGAATAATATGATTAGGCAAATCTAATTGAAATTAAAAGGAAACATGAAGGGGTGGCAAGTTAaattggatgagcgatagggttgtgagtgttctgcatagagcagggggttggactagatggcctatgaggtcccaactctattattctatgattctatgaaggactGTACCCAACAGAAGATTGTAATAACATCACATGTTATGAAGTCACAGAATGTaatgaaaaagagagaagaaaataggTGATAGACATTCAACAGAACCATGCTTCTTCTCAAACTGTGACAAAGAACTATCAGATTTTGTCTGAAATAGCATGAGCTAGCTCCAGCCACCTTTTCTGCTGGAACAGAAGGGAGGAGCAGTCCTCTTTGGCCACTAATGCAGGTGATGTTGGGGATCATGGAGCCTGCATATACAAAAGACAGATGGATGATGGTTGCAGTAAGGAGGACAATTGGTCAACATTGAGTGAAAAACTAGCTGGATCCAACCCGATGGATGAAATAAAGCTGATAAACATGTTAATTCCTTCTGTATGCTGAACAGTACTGCTGAGTGTTTACTGGGGAGAAGACATTCTTTTGAATTGTCTCCCCAAAGCATCCTTGACTTCTTTGTTCCTTAGGCTGTATATTAGTGGGTTCAACATTGGTATAACAATGGTGTAAAAGACAGAGACTATTTTGCCTTGGTTAGGAGAAGCCATGGCCCCAGGTTGGCCGTACATAAAGAAAGCGGTCCCATAGAACAAAGTTACAGCCATGATGTGAGAAGTACATGTTGAGAAAGCTTTGTGTCTCCCTTGAATAGAAGGTATGCGCAAAATTGTAGCAACAATGTAGCCATAGGAGATTAGGACAATTGTGGCTGTCACAACTATGATAAACCCACACATTACTAGGAGGACAATTTCATTGACAAAAGTAACcgcatgagaagcatgcataacAGCTGGGACATCACAAAAGAACTGGTTGACCTCACTTGACTCACAATAAGGCAAGCTGAAAGTAAAGCCCGTCTGTGTGCAACAATTTAGAAAGCCAAAGAAATATGATACAGCCACCAGAAGGGCACAGATTTTTTTGGACATGGTAGTATGATAAAGCAAAGGGCTGCAGATGGCACTGAACCTGTCATATGCCATTACAGCCAAGAAAAAACACTCAGTAGTcccaaagagagagaagaagaacatTTGACTGGCACATCCATTGTAGGAAATGCCCTTGTTCCTGGTTGCAAAGTTCATCATGGCCTTGGGAGTGATGACTGAAGAATAGCAGAGATCTAAGAAGGACAAGTTCTTCAGGAAGAAGTACATAGGACTATGGAGTTGTGCATCAACAGTGATGAGAGTGATCATACCAATATTCCCCACCAAGGTCACAATATAAAGCAGCAAGAAGAGAAACCAGAGACCAATCTGCAGTCCGGGCTCACCTTGGAATCCCACTAATATGAACTGGGTGATCATGGTGCAGTTTTCCATGTTTTGCTGGGATGAAAAGCTACATATTTATTGGGATTCAACTTGAGAAAGTAGATTTTTCGGTTAGCAGTCTGGCAGTTTTATCCCTGTGAAATCATAGTAAATTTGGGATTTCAGCAATTCATATCAGAAGTCCTCCAGACAGAATATCCTACTGGTAGCTTTTTGAAAAACAGCTTCTTGGTGTGATAGTTATCTTACTTGAAATAATTttagccctgaaagagaaaaggagatgTGATCAAAATTGTTCAGAGAAATTAGATTTCGGAACTCTTAAAACTATCAGGAAGTAAAagacaattagaagaagaagaagagttggttcttatatgccacttttctttacccgaaggtggctcaaagcggcttacagtcgcattccctttcctctccccacaacagacaccctgtgaggtgggtgaggctgagagagccttgatatcactgctgtcagaacagttttcagtgcagtggcaagcccaaggtcacccagctggctgcatgtggtggagtgcagaatcgaacctggcatgccagattagaagtccgcactcctaaccactacaccaaactggctctcttagtacTAAAATACACTCTTGAGGACGGAAGGCCAGTCAGCCTTGTGATGCTTCTCTGGTGAGTATACCTTATCAGACATATTCTAAATATACACTGTTACACATTTATACATCATAGGTTGGATCCTTTCTGCTGAATCTAACCCAATTTTCCTCCTTCCAACAGCCCCCGTCCCACAGGGCTTATGTCTATACGAATCCCATAATCTCCAACATAATATTTTGGGTAGATCAAAAAGGAATCTGCAGAAGACCTGATTCGTTCCAACCCAGAATGTTAGTGCACACAATTCCATGTTTAAGGGTTAGTACACCATGCATGTTTTGTATACCATGAGCACAGAAGCACTATGATAGAGAGGATACAGCCCAAACATCAGTGCTACTTTTAATGGTTTGTGGCTTCCCACACATAGAAGTTCAAGACAGGCTGATGCTCAATAATTTACATACACACAACCACATAATGCTAGATGTAGAGAGCAAAGCTCACTGTGGTGTTTTAAGTAATACTGCAATAGGGCAATCACATTAGAGAGCTGCTtgtatagaaccatagaatcatagtatcatagaatcatagaatcatagagttggaaggggccatacaggcccatctagtccaaccccctgctcaatgcaggatcagcccaaagcatcctaaagcatcctaaatcttgACATCAAGGAAACACCCAcaatttggaagaagaaaaagggaagaagagctttttaaatatatatatgctttttactacctaactgagtctcaaagtggtttaaattagcctatccttcctctccctgtaacctgtgtggtaggtaaggctgagagaactgtcactggcctaaggtcacccaactggctgcatgtggaggaggagtggggaaatcaaatccagctctccagattagaggccaccactctaaccactacaccacactggctctccactcCAAGCGGTTGTGTAGTACCAATGGCAAAGTAACAGTATTCCTTCTTGTTTTCTGGGgatgtggtaaggcagcagacatgcagtctgaaagctctgcccatgaggctggaagttcaatcccagcagccggctcaaggttgactcagccttccatccttccgaggtcggtaaaatgagtacccagcttgctggggggtaaacggtaatgactggggaaagcactggcaaaccaccccgtattgagtctgccatgaaaacactggagggcgtcaccccaagggtcaggcatgactccgtgcttgcacaggggatacttttactttTTAAGGCTTCTGACTCAGAATGGAATCATGTGTGTCATGGAATAACACTCAAGCTGTGGTGTGCTACGCCACGTCTATGCACCAAATATTATGCTGTGGCTTCTATTCTGCAGAGTAACCATGAGACATTTATCTTTctttttggaatatgcaaaaaAAGTTGAAGTTTCCCCAACTCCAATAATGATTAATATTATATTTTGaaaacaggggtgggtggggatgctGATGTAATGTTAGGTAACTCCTAACTGCTTATGTCAAAGTGGGAGaataagaataaatattctaTTTGGCATTTTACTAATGATCGCAGCAAATTTCTGTGAGCTTTGCTTGTGTGGATGCAGATTTTATGCATTTTGTATGTATAGATGCTGTGATTCATAATTCCACAGCACATGTACAATATTAAATCAGTCCCATATCTTAAATGAATCCAAACCTTGCTCTCaccctttaaaaaatcaaaatgggcAAGACACAAGACAGAATTCTGTGTGATTGCTGATTCTCACATGCACGAAACTGAACCACATTGCCCCCCTTGGTTACACATCTATATATTCCCAGAACCCTTAATATGATAA
The Paroedura picta isolate Pp20150507F chromosome 16, Ppicta_v3.0, whole genome shotgun sequence genome window above contains:
- the LOC143825450 gene encoding olfactory receptor OR9H1-like — encoded protein: MENCTMITQFILVGFQGEPGLQIGLWFLFLLLYIVTLVGNIGMITLITVDAQLHSPMYFFLKNLSFLDLCYSSVITPKAMMNFATRNKGISYNGCASQMFFFSLFGTTECFFLAVMAYDRFSAICSPLLYHTTMSKKICALLVAVSYFFGFLNCCTQTGFTFSLPYCESSEVNQFFCDVPAVMHASHAVTFVNEIVLLVMCGFIIVVTATIVLISYGYIVATILRIPSIQGRHKAFSTCTSHIMAVTLFYGTAFFMYGQPGAMASPNQGKIVSVFYTIVIPMLNPLIYSLRNKEVKDALGRQFKRMSSPQ